The Gambusia affinis linkage group LG05, SWU_Gaff_1.0, whole genome shotgun sequence region CTTACCAGAGAAATGCACGTCTATCAGGTAGACCTACGCTTCAGGAGATAATTAAGAATAGTTTATAATCTTGTTGGTCTAATTCAGCTTAGTGGGCCATTTTGACCTAAACTGTTTGATTGACAACAAACCAAACTGGTTCTCTACATTTTAGTAACAATAGAAAAGCAGAGCTGAGAGGTGAGCAAACAACATTCCTTTGTCATAACAGTGAAGGTGTACAAGTAGTTCATAATTAAGTGCTAGGTGAGGCTATTCAGAGTATCAAGATAAGTCACCGTtctcacaaacaaacaaacattaactTTATTAAATATGAGGAAGCAACAGGGTATCAGGGTTTTTCACAAGTGAGACTCATTTGTAGtgactttgagaaaaaaaaaagtataaaaaatatattctaaaaagaaaattagtgaCACATCCCAAATTGCATAAACTGAAAATCACATTATAATTATAATCATTACAATTGATAATCACCTAATGAATGCATTGTCTggatatttttcagttttaaacagatttgtATTTCTCTCTAACAGATGGAGACAAAAAGCTGCCACTTCTCTCCTGTTGGTTTTCCTCTGTTTTAGTCACTTCACTGACTTGCTGGTTAGTGGACTGAGATTCCAGGCTCAgtggtttttaatttaacccTAGTCCTATTCCTAACCACATACACATTTACTAGAAAGCTAAACAAACACAGAAGGTTAAAGtaaattgtaattattaatCTTGTTTGCatggttgttttttaaaaggggTGTAATTTGTTAGTTTGATTTCAAATTAGTCAGAAGATTGAATTAGATAGTGATGTGGATTGTTTGGGCAGTATCTTGacaataaaggtttttaaaatgaaatgcaatgactttgtttttgcatcacCAGTGATGAACTGGAAGAAAACGACAAAGAACAGgtttatttattgctgttttacAATAGTGTATTAGTACAGTATGAAATAAATGTGCTGCAGTATTAGtgtttgtctgtaaaaatgtgcacaaagctaaataaaaaaaaaaaactacagccATATGAAGGCTTGTAGTGTCTCAAATATTAAGAACAGTTTCCGGTGGTTGATAGATGTGTGTGGGGCTTCTCAACATTTCTGCAGCCTAAAGGGTTTCTTCTGGACATACATCCTggataacaaataaataaagtaattaatcAGGTGTATACAGGTACACACAGGACagagaaagagaataaaactcACCTCTGTTGTAGGCACCATCACCCGTCCTGAgtttgaaaaaacacaacaaaaaagaaaatgtttcaataaaattgATCTAAACAAGAATGTAATTTAGATACTGAAGTCAgtcataaaagtgtttttaagtttaaaatgaaatattgccTCACCATTTGATGTCGTCTTGTAGTAGATGAAGCCAGCAATTGAAAACAGCAAACCGAGCAGCAGCCCTGCTGAGCCAACAACAATCTGACTCCACTCTGAATCCGGCTCCGGCTCTGAAATCAGATTCATCAGGAACACTAAGTTAAACTGAAATGCTCCATATTTTGTTTCAATGTctggtttcacatttttgccAGTGCACTCATCTGCGCATTCATCTATCCATTTGCCATCTTGTGAAACAAAGAAGATTTTGAATTTAGAAAGGGAGTTAAACACTGTATCTCAGTTTGACACAAACTTCATGTGTCAGATCTGACATGGTTTGACTGCAGTTATCAAATATTTAGAGTGCTCATCATTGAAGTGTTTTTATAAGGGAAACAGTCTAGATGAATAACCGCTGACTCCTTGAGCATAAAATGGTTTATtcatataaacattttctgtcgGCATGCAGACATTCTCACCCCAGTCATAAAGTTTCGGTTCCTTGAGGCTCGCATGCTCCACCATGCAGGTGATTTTCTCTCCAGGTTTGGGTGTGAACTCCAGGTAGGTGTGGATCTGATAAAGCCAGTTCCCATTGGGCAGCTCATCAGTGGATGTCACATCAGATGTCACCTCCGTTCCGTCTCTCAGCCACGTCACCCTGATTTGCTTTGGATAAAAGTCGTACGCGCTGCAGATGAGCATCTGCTGATGTTGGCTGTACTCCACCTTCTCTAACCTCAACCAAACGTAGGGCTCCACTAGAAAACATGGACAAGGCAAAAAGATTGAGTAGACTGTATTCAATCCAGGGATGTGTATTTCATCCAGAAAAATACATCAATCTGATTTCCCTTGTCTGTAAATTACCTGGTGTTAGTAGTTTTTGTGCTAGTGGAGCATTCCTTTTGCAGAGGTTTGTTTTCCATATCTCATGCTTAAGAAACCTAGAATTGTTGTTTAGAATAACAGCAACTTCTTCAGCTTTTTCTGTGTACCCAGTCACTTTTCCTGCAGTGCTGTTGTATTGTCCTTCCAGCATTTTGTTGAAGTAAATCTGATCTAGTAACACGGCGTCATGACCGTCACTTGACTGGCACCGTTCCAGCACATACAAATAGAAAGCACCTAAAAtgaggaaatattttcattaaagtgGCGAATGCTCAATGattacagaaacacattttacatcTGAATAACACAGAAGCAACTGAAATTGGAAAGCAGTAAATATACAAACTGCATTAGCTTAAAGTGACTTACCTCCTGGTGAAAACGTCAGAAAAAGCACcaggaaaacaaagcagccCTGAGCCTGAGTCATCCTCTTAGCT contains the following coding sequences:
- the LOC122831209 gene encoding H-2 class II histocompatibility antigen, E-S beta chain-like, with product MTQAQGCFVFLVLFLTFSPGGAFYLYVLERCQSSDGHDAVLLDQIYFNKMLEGQYNSTAGKVTGYTEKAEEVAVILNNNSRFLKHEIWKTNLCKRNAPLAQKLLTPVEPYVWLRLEKVEYSQHQQMLICSAYDFYPKQIRVTWLRDGTEVTSDVTSTDELPNGNWLYQIHTYLEFTPKPGEKITCMVEHASLKEPKLYDWEPEPDSEWSQIVVGSAGLLLGLLFSIAGFIYYKTTSNGRVMVPTTEDVCPEETL